From the Flavobacterium galactosidilyticum genome, one window contains:
- a CDS encoding SusC/RagA family TonB-linked outer membrane protein: MKRILAVLGLVLFSCLSAVAQNRSITGVVADADNKGVVSATIKVKGVSISTITDFNGKFTISVPAGKTTLAVSSVGFISKSVDVAAGESNITIVLAESTQELGEVVVTALGIKKQKKSLGYAVQEIKGQSLVEAREPNIANALSGKVAGLQVVKSSAGPGGSSKLVLRGFNSLTGDNQPLIVVDGVPMDNFTGASNNDYWNPSFDMGNGISDINPEDIESLSVLKGPSASALYGSRAGNGVILITTKSGKKQKGLGITVSSSLGFESIFTKPKLQSSYGQGNNNLFEPLSGLSWGPKIEGQNVTNWNGATEQLRSYDNVENYFNSAGITKNNSISFQQAVQKTSIYASLNRMEDESMIPGARLARTNLMAKALTKFGDTDRWTLDTKVQYTNAKANNRTSNGANSSNPFSLLNVFPTSLDITQFKDATDANGKMLWYGSGSAINPYWASKYKLNQDVRDRFMMNASLKYEVNNWLNAEIKGGADMYTNTTYEKTYAGSPLAPNTGRYGTSKGTFMETNYQALLIAKKDDLFGKFGGMATLGGNLMDRKSSSLIVRNGELLVPDYFSVKNFLGNTFAEENIYNKSINSVFGSAQINYDGYLYLDATFRNDWSSSLSKANRSFFYPSLSLSYVFTDMLNSMDVNLPDWFSYGKLRASYASVGNDLEPYQLYNVYYIDKDPNGNLTSSRGKTLFDPNVKSELIKSTEFGAELRFFKSRLGLDVSVYKSNATNQLINLPMDPLSGYNFKKINAGDIQNSGVEVTLDGKILTDASSLTWNTQFNFSTNKSKIVSLYQDVSQYPLGGFDNVSVFAEVGKAYGEIYGSQFLRVADETSPSFGEIIVDNNGLPLVDSKIVRLGNQQAKAMLGFTNSFAYKAVSLSFQIDARIGGEIFSGTLAGMQLAGTSSETVVNGSRADMIANGVVMSGNSYVQNTKAVSPQLYWNRVAGSGNLGVTEANIYDASNVRLRNVQLNYNFPSQILSKIAVQKAQIGFSCNNVWMIKSHMNGLDPESVYATGTNAVGFENGGAPTTRTFLMNLTVSF, translated from the coding sequence ATGAAACGAATTTTAGCAGTGTTAGGATTGGTGTTGTTTAGCTGCCTTAGTGCAGTTGCGCAAAACAGGTCTATAACGGGCGTAGTCGCAGATGCGGACAACAAGGGAGTTGTTTCCGCTACCATAAAGGTAAAAGGAGTGTCCATTAGTACCATTACAGATTTTAACGGGAAGTTTACCATAAGCGTTCCCGCAGGTAAAACTACTCTGGCAGTATCATCAGTTGGTTTTATTTCTAAATCAGTAGATGTTGCCGCAGGTGAAAGTAATATTACTATCGTTTTAGCAGAAAGTACTCAGGAGCTAGGAGAGGTTGTTGTAACGGCTTTAGGTATCAAAAAGCAGAAAAAATCTTTAGGTTATGCAGTTCAAGAAATTAAAGGTCAAAGTTTAGTTGAAGCTAGAGAACCCAACATTGCTAACGCTTTAAGCGGAAAAGTAGCTGGTTTACAAGTAGTAAAATCAAGTGCTGGTCCAGGTGGTTCGTCTAAATTAGTGTTAAGAGGTTTTAATTCCTTAACAGGTGATAACCAACCTTTAATTGTTGTAGATGGAGTTCCTATGGATAACTTTACAGGAGCATCTAACAATGATTATTGGAACCCAAGTTTTGATATGGGTAATGGTATATCAGACATCAATCCAGAAGATATCGAAAGTCTTTCGGTTTTAAAAGGGCCATCTGCATCAGCGCTTTATGGATCTAGGGCAGGTAATGGTGTGATTTTAATTACTACTAAATCAGGTAAGAAACAGAAAGGTTTAGGAATCACTGTTTCTTCTTCACTTGGTTTTGAAAGTATTTTTACTAAGCCTAAACTGCAAAGTAGTTATGGTCAAGGTAATAATAATCTTTTTGAACCGCTTTCAGGTTTAAGTTGGGGACCTAAAATTGAAGGACAAAATGTAACAAACTGGAATGGTGCTACTGAGCAATTACGTTCTTACGACAACGTGGAAAATTACTTCAATAGTGCTGGAATTACTAAAAACAATAGTATATCTTTTCAGCAAGCAGTCCAAAAAACTTCTATTTATGCCTCTTTGAACCGAATGGAAGACGAGAGCATGATTCCTGGAGCTCGATTAGCTAGAACGAATTTAATGGCTAAAGCGCTAACTAAATTTGGAGATACTGATCGTTGGACTTTAGATACTAAAGTACAATATACTAATGCAAAAGCCAATAATAGAACTTCAAATGGCGCTAACAGTAGTAACCCATTTTCACTATTAAATGTTTTTCCAACATCATTAGATATTACTCAGTTTAAAGATGCGACTGATGCTAATGGGAAAATGCTTTGGTATGGTAGCGGTAGTGCAATTAACCCATATTGGGCTAGCAAATATAAACTTAATCAAGACGTACGAGATCGTTTTATGATGAATGCGTCTTTGAAATATGAAGTTAACAACTGGCTTAACGCTGAAATTAAAGGTGGTGCTGACATGTACACGAATACTACCTATGAAAAAACATACGCTGGAAGCCCTCTAGCTCCTAACACAGGTAGATATGGTACTTCTAAAGGAACTTTTATGGAGACTAATTACCAGGCTTTATTAATAGCTAAAAAAGATGATCTTTTTGGTAAATTTGGAGGTATGGCAACTTTAGGAGGAAACTTGATGGATCGTAAATCATCTTCTTTAATTGTTAGAAATGGTGAACTTCTTGTTCCTGACTACTTCTCTGTAAAGAACTTTTTAGGAAATACTTTTGCTGAAGAGAATATTTATAACAAATCAATTAATTCTGTATTTGGATCGGCTCAAATTAACTATGATGGTTATTTATACCTTGATGCTACTTTTAGAAATGATTGGTCTTCTTCTTTAAGCAAAGCAAATCGTTCTTTCTTTTATCCATCTTTAAGTCTTTCTTATGTATTTACTGATATGCTAAATAGTATGGATGTCAATTTGCCTGACTGGTTTTCTTATGGAAAGTTAAGAGCAAGTTACGCATCAGTAGGTAATGATCTTGAGCCTTATCAATTGTATAATGTTTATTACATAGACAAAGATCCAAATGGTAATTTAACTTCATCAAGAGGGAAAACATTGTTTGATCCAAATGTGAAAAGTGAATTAATTAAATCTACTGAGTTTGGAGCTGAACTTCGTTTTTTCAAAAGCAGACTTGGTCTTGATGTATCTGTTTATAAATCTAACGCAACTAATCAATTGATTAATCTTCCTATGGATCCATTGAGTGGTTATAATTTCAAGAAAATAAATGCTGGTGATATTCAGAATTCTGGAGTTGAGGTAACATTGGATGGAAAAATATTAACTGATGCTAGTTCATTGACTTGGAATACACAATTTAATTTTTCTACTAACAAAAGTAAAATTGTTTCATTATACCAAGATGTATCACAATATCCTTTAGGCGGATTCGACAATGTTTCTGTTTTTGCTGAAGTAGGAAAAGCGTATGGAGAAATTTATGGTTCTCAATTTTTAAGAGTTGCGGATGAAACAAGTCCTTCATTTGGAGAAATTATAGTAGATAATAATGGGTTACCACTTGTTGATTCAAAAATTGTTCGTTTAGGAAATCAACAGGCTAAGGCGATGCTTGGATTTACAAACAGTTTTGCTTACAAGGCAGTTTCATTATCTTTTCAAATTGATGCAAGAATTGGAGGAGAAATATTTTCAGGAACTTTGGCAGGAATGCAGTTAGCAGGAACTTCATCTGAAACTGTTGTGAATGGATCAAGAGCTGATATGATAGCTAATGGTGTTGTAATGAGCGGTAACAGTTATGTTCAAAACACAAAGGCAGTTAGTCCTCAATTGTATTGGAATAGAGTAGCAGGAAGTGGTAATCTTGGAGTTACTGAAGCTAATATTTATGATGCTTCTAATGTTCGTTTAAGAAATGTGCAGCTTAACTACAATTTCCCATCACAAATATTAAGTAAAATTGCAGTTCAGAAGGCTCAAATTGGATTTTCTTGTAATAATGTTTGGATGATTAAAAGTCACATGAATGGGCTTGATCCAGAATCTGTTTACGCAACGGGTACTAATGCAGTAGGTTTTGAAAATGGTGGAGCACCAACAACTCGTACTTTCTTGATGAATCTTACAGTGAGTTTTTAA
- a CDS encoding LacI family DNA-binding transcriptional regulator, with translation MKKITIKDIAIEARVSISTVSFVLNDKGEKMGISAAVIKKVQDIVEKLNYRPNMTATSLRTGKTRSIGLIIENISNQFFSVLAKGIEEEAGKLGYRVFYCSTDNDDDRAAELIQSLLQANVDGFIITPTENLEKSIGQLLKMKIPVVLIDRYFPDQEVSHVVMNNYEGAYIATELLIEKGRRNIAVINNNSGMIQMQSRENGYIDAMKKAGLYNGDLVLHINYHSTEEEKVEEVIRFFENNKSIDGVLFLANYMGLAGLQAFHRMGIKMPEDLSIISYDDHYSFRLHSPAITVVEQPINTIAVKAVDLLMKQITNENDAVVEKVLQKGKLVIRESV, from the coding sequence ATGAAAAAAATCACCATTAAAGATATTGCAATTGAGGCAAGAGTTTCTATCTCTACCGTTTCTTTTGTGCTTAACGATAAAGGAGAGAAAATGGGAATTAGTGCGGCAGTCATTAAAAAGGTACAAGATATAGTTGAAAAATTAAACTATCGACCTAATATGACAGCAACGAGTCTTAGGACCGGCAAAACAAGATCGATAGGTCTTATCATTGAAAATATATCTAATCAATTTTTTTCAGTCCTTGCCAAAGGAATTGAGGAAGAAGCTGGAAAGTTAGGGTATAGAGTTTTTTATTGTAGTACAGATAATGACGATGACCGAGCTGCAGAGTTGATACAAAGTTTGCTTCAGGCTAATGTAGATGGTTTTATTATCACGCCTACAGAGAATTTAGAGAAAAGTATTGGTCAGCTTTTAAAAATGAAAATACCGGTGGTTTTAATCGACAGGTATTTCCCAGATCAAGAGGTTAGTCATGTAGTTATGAATAATTATGAAGGTGCTTATATTGCAACTGAACTTTTGATTGAAAAAGGACGACGCAATATCGCTGTAATTAATAATAATTCTGGTATGATCCAAATGCAATCAAGAGAAAACGGTTATATCGATGCGATGAAAAAAGCGGGTCTTTATAATGGAGATCTTGTCCTACATATCAATTATCATAGTACGGAAGAAGAAAAAGTAGAAGAGGTAATTCGTTTTTTTGAAAATAATAAAAGTATTGATGGTGTGCTTTTTCTAGCAAATTATATGGGACTAGCGGGACTTCAGGCTTTTCATAGAATGGGAATTAAAATGCCAGAAGATTTATCAATCATTAGTTATGATGATCATTATAGTTTTAGATTGCATTCGCCTGCTATTACAGTGGTAGAGCAGCCTATAAACACGATTGCGGTTAAAGCGGTTGATTTGCTAATGAAGCAAATTACAAATGAAAATGATGCTGTTGTTGAAAAGGTGCTTCAAAAAGGGAAATTAGTAATAAGAGAATCCGTATAG
- a CDS encoding 3-oxoacyl-ACP synthase III family protein yields the protein MYHSKITGLGFYVPENVVTNDDLSKIIDTNDEWIQERTGIKERRHIIKGEDTTTSMGVKAAEIAIERSGVAKEDIDFIVFATLSPDYYFPGPGVLVQRDLGLRTIGALDVRNQCSGFVYALSVADQYIKTGMYKNVLVIGSEVHSTGLDMTSRGRGVSVIFGDGAGAAILSREEDLTKGILSTHLHSEGQHAEELVLKAPGMGGRWVSDILEDNDPDDESYFPHMNGQFVFKNAVVRFSEVINEGLEANNLQVSDIDMLIPHQANLRISQFIQNKFKLNDDQVFNNIQKYGNTTAASIPIALTEAWEQGKIKPGDTVVLAAFGSGFTWASAIIKW from the coding sequence ATGTACCATTCCAAAATAACAGGACTAGGTTTTTATGTTCCTGAAAATGTAGTTACCAATGACGATTTATCTAAAATCATAGATACTAATGATGAATGGATTCAGGAAAGAACAGGTATCAAAGAGCGAAGACATATCATTAAAGGTGAAGATACAACGACTTCAATGGGTGTAAAAGCTGCTGAAATTGCAATTGAACGTTCAGGAGTAGCTAAAGAAGATATTGATTTTATCGTTTTTGCTACATTAAGTCCTGATTACTATTTTCCAGGACCAGGTGTTTTAGTACAAAGAGATTTAGGTTTGAGAACTATAGGTGCTTTAGATGTTCGAAATCAATGTTCTGGTTTTGTCTATGCTTTGTCGGTTGCGGATCAGTACATCAAAACTGGCATGTATAAAAATGTTTTGGTTATTGGTTCTGAAGTGCATTCAACTGGATTAGATATGACCTCTCGTGGAAGAGGTGTATCTGTAATTTTTGGAGATGGAGCAGGAGCCGCTATTTTAAGCCGAGAAGAGGATTTAACTAAAGGAATTTTATCGACTCATTTGCATTCAGAAGGGCAGCATGCTGAGGAATTAGTATTGAAAGCACCAGGAATGGGTGGTCGTTGGGTATCTGATATTTTGGAAGATAACGATCCAGATGACGAAAGTTATTTCCCTCACATGAACGGTCAATTTGTATTCAAGAATGCAGTAGTTCGTTTTAGTGAAGTGATTAATGAAGGACTAGAAGCTAATAATCTTCAAGTTTCTGATATTGACATGTTGATTCCGCACCAAGCTAATTTGCGAATTTCTCAGTTTATCCAAAACAAATTTAAACTAAATGATGATCAAGTATTTAATAATATTCAGAAATACGGAAATACTACCGCAGCATCAATTCCTATTGCATTGACAGAAGCTTGGGAGCAAGGTAAGATCAAACCTGGTGATACAGTTGTGTTAGCTGCCTTTGGAAGTGGATTTACCTGGGCTAGTGCAATCATTAAATGGTAA